From a region of the Drosophila virilis strain 15010-1051.87 chromosome 3, Dvir_AGI_RSII-ME, whole genome shotgun sequence genome:
- the LOC138911096 gene encoding uncharacterized protein, with amino-acid sequence MERSPEPSININGRHAVCTATNMSYAKIKTKYKDSKRTINKFQLTLVKLTKLKSSLKFLLKCRKSNLIPNFIKNLTQHLTILTTDNKTHPDITRTLTRHTHFYHTKILNLLIKHKHNLLQEQTKHMEKAKTNIEQLMTTDDAKAFFESERNIENKITTTLKKRQETKHDKLRDQRNLALADNNTQREWFVNKTKIEFPPNVVALLAKGPKFALPISKRDFPLLKYIADGEELVQTIKEKETQESARTKFSLLVKEHKTKNNQNSRDRAILDTVEQTRKLLKENINIKILSSDKGNKTVAMDEDEYKNKMTNILDDLCAYRTLRLDPTSRLQTKNNTFVAQLFKMGLISKDERNKMTTTTAVPPRIYGLPKIHKEGTPLRPICSSIGSPSYGLCKYIIQILKNLTMDSRYNIKNAVDFKDRVNNSQIREEETLVSFDVVSLFPSIPIELALDTIRQKWTKLEEHTNIPKQLFMDIVRFCIQENRYFKYEDKIYTQLKGMPMGSPASPVIADILMEELLDKITDKLKIKPRLLTKYVDDLFAITNKIDVENILKELNSFHKQIKFTMELEKDGKLPFLDSIVSRMDNTLKIKWYRKPIASGRILNFNSNHPKSMIINTALGCMNRMMKISDTIYHKEIEHEIKELLTKNDFPPNIIKTLLKRRQIERKKPTEPAKIYKSLIYVPRLSERLTNSDCYNKQDIKVAHKPTNTLQKFFNKIKSKIPMIEKSNVVYQIPCGGDNNNKCNSVYIGTTKSKLKTRISQHKSDFKLRHQNNIQKTALMTHCIRSNHTPNFDETTILQQEQHYNKRHTLEMLHIINTPTYKRLNYKTDTENCAHLYRHLLNSQTTSVTISTSKSADV; translated from the coding sequence atggaaaggtcgccagagccatcaataaatatcaacgGAAGGCACGCCGTATGCACAGCAACCAACATGAGctacgcaaaaataaaaactaaatacaaggattcgaaaagaacaattaataaattccaactaacactggtaaaattaactaaacttaaatctagtttaaaatttttgttaaaatgtagaaaatcaaatttaatacctAACTTCATCAAAAACTTGACACAGCATTTGACCATACTGACCACTGACAATAAAACCCACCCTGACATAACAAGAACATtgactagacacacacatttttaccataccaaaatattaaacttacttataaaacacaaacacaacctattacaagaacaaacaaaacatatggaaaaagcaaaaacaaacatagaaCAACTGATGACCACAGATGACGCAAAAGCGTTttttgagagcgagagaaatatagaaaacaaaataacaacaacactcaagaaaagacaagaaacgaaacacgataagttacgagatcaacggaacctagccttagcggataacaacacgcaaagagagtggtttgtaaacaaaacaaaaatagaattcccgccaaacgtcgtagcgttactcgcaaaagggccgaagttcgctctcccaatcagcaagagagattttcctctcttgaaatacatcgcagacggtgaggagctagtgcaaacaataaaagaaaaggaaacacaagagtcggcgcgcacaaaattctctttgttagtcaaagagcataaaaccaagaacaaccaaaacagtagggatcgagcaatactggacacagtggaacagacacgaaaattactgaaagaaaatataaatattaaaattctatcgtcggataagggcaacaaaaccgtagcaatggatgaggatgaatataaaaataaaatgacaaatattttagacgacttatgcgcgtatagaacattgagactagatccgacatcaagactacagacaaagaataacaccttcgtagcacaattattcaagatgggtcttatttcaaaggacgaaagaaataagatgactacaacaacagcggtacctccgaggatatatggactaccaaaaatacacaaggaaggaactccactgagaccaatatgttcttccataggatctccatcttacgggctgtgcaaatatataatacaaatattaaaaaatctgacaatggactctaggtacaacatcaagaacgcggtagattttaaagacagagtcaacaactcccagattagagaagaggaaacattagtatcttttgacgtagtatccttatttcccagcataccaatagaattagcacttgacacaataagacaaaaatggaccaaattagaagagcacacgaatataccgaaacaactatttatggacatagttagattttgcatacaggaaaacagatatttcaaatacgaagacaaaatatacacacaacttaagggaatgccaatgggatcaccggcttccccagtaatcgcagatatattaatggaggaactgttggacaagattacagataaattaaaaataaaaccaagactcttgaccaaatatgtagatgacctttttgccataacgaacaaaatagacgtggaaaatattctaaaagaattgaattccttccacaaacagataaaatttacaatggaattagaaaaggacgggaaattaccatttttagactctattgtaagcagaatggacaacacactcaaaataaagtggtataggaaacccatagcctccggacgaatactcaacttcaattcaaaccacccaaagagtatgataatcaatacagcactaggctgtatgaatagaatgatgaaaatatcggacacaatataccacaaagaaattgaacatgaaatcaaagaacttttgaccaaaaatgacttccccccaaatataatcaaaacattattaaaaagacgacaaatcgaaagaaaaaagccaacagaacctgctaaaatatacaaatcactaatatatgtaccacgactatcagaacgcctcacaaactcagactgttataacaaacaagatataaaagtagcacacaaaccgacgaatacattacaaaaattcttcaacaagataaagtcgaaaatcccgatgatcgaaaaaagcaacgtcgtttaccaaataccatgtggcggggataacaacaacaagtgcaatagtgtctacataggtacaacaaaatcgaagctaaaaacaaggattagtcaacataaatcggacttcaaactaagacatcaaaataatatacagaaaacagcacttatgacccattgtataagaagcaaccacacaccaaattttgatgaaacaacaatcttacaacaagaacaacactataacaagcgacacacattggaaatgctacacataattaacacaccaacctacaaacgactaaactacaagacagacacagaaaattgcgctcacttgtacagacacctcttaaacagtcaaacaacctcagtaacaatctccacgtcaaaaagcgcagacgtgtaa